The Streptomyces sp. BHT-5-2 genomic interval GCGCAGCACCACCTGCGGCCAGACGGACGCATGGGCGGCCACGTGCACATCGCCGATCACGGTGGCGTCGGGGTGGACATAGGCATCGGGATGGATCTGCGGTTCCACGTCGCCCAGGGCGTAAACGGGCATGCCGGAACGTTCCTTTCCGTCGGGGGAGGAGAGAGGGAGGGGAGAGGTTGGGGGCGCCGGGCAGGGGAGGGAAACGTCAGGCGTAGATGCGGTACACCACCTGGGCGACGCACGCCGGTTTGGGATCGCCCTCGACCTCGACGGTGGCGTCCACCAGCATCTCCATTGCCCCGCCCCGCACTTCGGCGACCGTGCCGACCACGGCGTGCAGCCGCACCCGCGCGCCGACCGGTACGGGACTGGGCAGCCGGAGCCGGTTCACGCCGTAGATCACGTTCATCCGGATCTCCTGGAACTCCAACAGCCGGTCGACGAGCGTGCCCACCAGGCCCAGAGTGTGGAAGCCGTCCGCGACGGGTCCGCCCAGCGGCGGGGCGGAACCCTCCTCGGTGGCGTCGCAGTCGTGGGTGCGCCCATGGGTGGCGTGCGCAAAGGCCGCCACCTGCGCCTGGTCGACCGGCACCCACGGCGTCCGGCCCAGGTCCGTTCCCGCGAGCCCCGCGAGCTCGGCGAGTCCGTGCACGGTGGTCGTCATCGGCTCTCCCGTGCCTGGCCGCGCTGCCGCAGTGGCGTCCCGGTCGGCTGTTGCGGACTGCGCGGTGGTGGGGCGTGCCGTCCGTCGTTCCCGCCGTTCGGAAGCGCTTCGGCCCTGCGGGGGTCGCGCAGTCGCCACGCCAGGGCGGCCGGTACGAGGAGGATGCCGATCAAGGTGGCGAGCACGGCGCGCACGCCCCAGGCATCGGCGAGCATGCCGAACAGCGGAGAGAGGAGCCCGCCGGCGGACAGGGTCACGCCCAGCGTCAGCCCGCTCGCGGTGCCGATGCGGGTGGGCAGGTAGTCCTGGGCCAGGGTCACCTGCGCGGCGAACGGGACGAACAACACCGTTCCGTAGACGAGCGCACAGACCAGCACCCCGGCGATGTTCGGCATGAGCACCATGCCGGCGACCGCGAGGACGGAGACGAGATAGCCGTAGCGCAGGGACGGCAGGCGGCCCCAGCGCTCGGCGCTCCAGCCGCCCGCGAGGGTGCCGATGACACCGCCCGCGGTGAACGCGGTCAGAGCCGCCGCCCCGGTCGCCGCCGAGACACCGAAGCGGCTGATCACATACGGCGCGGCGAGTGCGCCCATCACGACGTACGGAATCGACCAGAACACCGAGATGACGGAGAGCTTGCCGAAGGCCCGCCAGTCATCCGGTCGTCCGGCCTGCGCCGTGCCGCCGTCCGCTCCCTGCGCGCGCGGCCCCGTCGCGGGGGCCACCCGCCAGAAACGCCGGACCAGACAGCAGGCCACGCCCATTGCGAGGGCGGGGAGCGCGAGCAGCCAAGTGCCCGGGATTCCCGAGCCGTTGATCACCAAGGACACGTAGAGCGGGGCGAGGGCGACGCCGATGTTGCCGCCGACGGCGAAGACGCTCATCGACCGGGTGTCGCCACCGCCGATGACGCGTGCGGCCATGGCGCCCGACGGGTGGTACGCGGCCAGCCCGATTCCCGCCAGCGCAACGGCCAACCAGGTCCACACATAGGTGTCACCCAGGCCGGAAAGACCCACGCCCACGCCCGCGGTGACCATTCCGGCCGGGACCAGCCAACCCATCGGCCGACGGTCGGCCAACAGCCCGACCACCGGCTGTATCAGACTGGACAGGCCGGTGGCGGCGAGCGTGATCCCGGTGATCAGGGTGTAGCTGTAGCCGCGTCCGGCCTGTAGGAACGGCAGCAATGCGGGGATCGCGCCCTGATACATGTCGTTGACCCCATGGGTCACGGTGAGCAGGCCCAGGTCTCTCTTGCTCTTCACAGGTCCCCCGTTGGTTGATGGACGGTCTCCGGTTCTGGCCTGACTTTGCGTCAGGCGCGTTCTTCGGCGCCGCGTACGGGATACGGCTCGCCTCTGGCCACGACGAGGCGCACCGCACGCAGGACTGACAGATCGACGCGTGGATCACCGTCGACGACCACCAGGTCCGCATCGAGACCCGGCGCGACACGTCCGGTCGTCCCGGACAGGCCCAGCGCACGGGCGGAGGAGAGGGTGGCCAGTTCGATCACTCGCTCGGCGGGGAAGCCGAGCCAGGCATAGAGCTCCAGCATGCTGACGTAGTCGTCGAACACGGCCTGCGGGATACCCGCGTCGGTGCCCGTGATCAGGGCTACACCGAGTTCGTCGAGCCAGCTCAGCCGGTCGTAGAAGGCGCGGGTGGCGGCTTCCCCGTCCCGCGCCAGTTTGGTCCGCCAGTCATACCCGCACAGGGAGCCGCAGACCGCGATCCCCTGTGCGGCCATCGACCGGGCGACGGCGGTGCGGCGGTCGACGCCCTCCGGTCCGTCCATCCACAGGCAGTGCTCGACGGTGCTCACCCCGGCGGCCACGGCCGAGGCGACGGCTGCCGCACTGTGTGCATGGGCGGCCACCGGAAGCCCGAACCGGTGCGCCTCGTCGACGGCCATGGCGAGTTGTTCGGTGCTGAACTGGGACTCCCACATCGCCGCGCCGCCCTCGGTGATGTGCCCGCCGCTGGCCATCACCTTGATCACATCGGCTCCGGCCTCCGCGTTGCGCCGTACCAGCGCCCGCAGTTCGGCCTCGTCGGCCACCTCGCCCCCCAGGAACCAGCAATGCCCGCCCGGAGGGGTCAGCGGGGACCCCGCGGCGAGAATCCGCGGACCCCTGACGTGGCCGGCGGTGATGGCCTCGCGCAGCCGGATCGCCGCGGCCCCGCGGTCGCCGAGGTCCCGGACCGTGGTCACCCCGCAGTCCAGCAGCCGACCGGCGCGCCCGGCCATGGCGTCCAGGAGCCTGGGTGTGGGCACCTCGCTCTCCATCAGTGCCCTGAAGGGTTCGGGGCCCGCGTCGAAACTCAGGTGCACATGGCCGTCGATCAGGCCGGGCAGCAGCGTCCCGCCGGGGAAGTCCCACCGGGCCACGGATGCGGGTGCCCGGGCCACGACCGCTTCGCGCGGGCCGACCGCGGCGATCTTCCCGTCCCGGACCAGGACGGCCGCGTCCGTGGTGCGTTCCCCCACGGGCCCGTGCAGTAACTCACCCACCGTGATCAGCATGCGGGCTCTCCGGTCAGGGCGTGGGGGAGGCCCTCCCGGTGGGATCCGGTGCCTGGACGTGATGCGGTGTCGGAGTCCGTACGGGCCGACGCGCGAGGCGCAGCGCCCGCCGCACCGCCCGTCGCCGGGCCCGTTCCGGCTTCCGCCGTCTCGGCCAGGCGATCCAGGAGCTGCTCCAGCAGCGGTCCTGACGTGGCGAAATTGAAGCGCACGAACCCGTCGCCGCCCGGGCCGAATCCCGGGCCGGAACCGAGTTCCACGGCCCCGCGTTCCCGGAACCGGGCTGCCGGGTCCGCGCCCCAACCCAAGGCCCGGCAGTCGAGCCAGGCGAGATAGGAGCCCTGCGGCGGATGGTGCCCGATCTGCGGCAGCCGTTCGGCCAGCCCGGCGGCGAGCCGGTCCCGCAGGCGCGTCAGATGCTCCCGAACGGCGTGCAGCCAGGCATCCCCCTCCGTCCAGGCCAGCAACGAGGCATGCACACCGAGCACGTTGGCGGCTCCGTACAGTTCGACGGGCTGGTCGTCCCAGGCCGCGCGCAGCCGGGCCGGGCCCAGGTGCCCCACGGCGCAGCGGAGGCCCGCGAGGTTGAATGCCTTGGTCGCCGAGGTGAGCGTGACGGTGCGCCGCTCGATCTCGGGGGAGAGCGAGGCAAAGGGGATGTGGCGGTGCGGGGCGTGGGTCAGGTCGGCGTGTATCTCGTCCGAGACGACCAGGAGGTCGTGTCGCTCGGCGAGTTCGGCGAGTTCGAGAAGCTCGGCCCGGGTGAAGACCCGTCCCGTGGGGTTGTGCGGGTTGACCAGCAACAGGGCACGGCAGCCGTGGTCCGCCACCAGACGGGCGAGTTCGCCGGAGTCCCAGGTCCAACCGCCGGGGCCGTCGTGCAGGGGAATCGGGACGAGCCGCCGGCCCAGCCGGGCGAGGCCCTCACGGAAGGGTCCGTACACGGGGGTGTGCACGGCTATCGCGTCGCCGGGTTCGGTGCCCAGGTGGACCGCGAGATGGACGCCCTGGGTGACGGTCGCGAACTCCCTGACCGCTCCGGGCTGCGGGTGCCAGCCGAATCGCCTCGCCATGCGTTCGGCGAAGACCTCTCGCACCGGGCTGCCGTCCGGCCAGTACGGATAGCCGAGGGCGCCGCGGCCGAGATACCGCCGTAGTCCCTCGCGTATCGGCTCCGCCACGGGGAAGTCCATCTCGGCCAGCCCGGCCGGCAGCACGCCGGCGGCCGCCTGCCGCCACTTCTTCGAACCGATGCCGGAGCGGAGAACGTCCGGGTTCACCGCGTCGAAAACGTCCCAGGCTCTCGACGGCGCATCGGACGCGCCGATCTCCCTCACGTTCATGTTTTCCTCCCCCGGTCCGTGCCTGTGCGCACGGTGTGCAGTACGGCACGTCATCGCGCCGCATATGCGTACGGCCCCTTCACTCCCATTGGTTGAATTCCGAATTTATTTCGCAAGTGACGGGGCGAAGCGGTTGCGCGTGTATCGGTCACGGCGGACGCTAATCGATCGCCGTCGCGCAGCACAGGGAATATTGCAGACATCTGTCAAAGGTAAATGGAACTTTAACTGCTGACACTCCGACAGGGTTCCATGTCCAGCTGGTCGAACGGATGGGATGCCCGCTTTGCGGTGTCGCGGCCTCCCGGCCGGCCCCTGATCTGGCGTTACCGGTCGGTATTCCACGCCGACCGGGCGGCAAATCATCGAAAACCAGACTCTCTCGCCGACTCCAAGTGGAATATCGGCGATGCAGCGCAAATCCACTTCTCGAAGCCGAATTCCAGACGAAACGCAAAAGCGACAGGCGGGTCTGTTTTTTGGGGTGTGGGTGCGGATGAGGCCGCCCCGGCATGGCTGCCGGGGCGACGCTGTCAGTTGCTCAGTTACGACCGTCAGTTATGGCTGTCGTGAAGGAAGTCGCGGATGAGGGCGGCCCATTCCTCCGGCCGTTCGACGAAGGGGAGGTGCCCGGAGGCGATCTCGGCGTAGCGCGCCCCCGGAATGGCGTCGGCGAGCTGCCGGTGGTGGTGCGGGGAGACGAGCTGGTCGAGCGCGGTGGAGATGACCAGGGTCGGCACGGCGACGGCCGCGAGGTCGGCCCGGACGTCGACACCGTCGATGATCAGCTCGACGTGCTCCGGCGTGCCTGGCGGGATCGTGGTCGCCGTGGTCGTGATGGCGGTGTCGAGGTCGCCCTGGGCGATGGCGTCCAGGGCGGGGGAGCTGAGGGCCATCAGGGTCAGGAAACGGGCCAGTTGCTCCGTCTCGCCCGCACGCAGCAGGTCGCGCCACAGTCGGGCCGTCAGCAGGAACCGCGGGTCGGGATGGGCGAAACCCGCCGTGAGGACCAGGGCCGTGACGCGGTCGGGGTGCCGGGTGGCGGCCCGGACGGCAACCGGGCAGCCCAGCGAGTACCCGGCGATGGCGAAGGTCTCCAGGCCCTCCTCGACGGCGGCGGCGACCAGTTCGTCGGCCAGTGCGTCCAGTGCGAGGGGCGTGTCGGCGCGCTCGGTCCGGCCGGTGCCCGGGTAGTCCGGGCCGACGACGGTATGGTGCGCGGCCAGTACGTCCATGACGGGGCCGTAGTTGGCGTCGATGCCTCCGCCTGCGCCATGGGCGAGCAGCAGGCCGGGGCCGTTCCCGCGCACCACGCGGCCGAGACGGGGAGCGGGCAGAGCGCTGGGCATGGGGTCTCTCCTGATTCTGTCGGAGCGGTTCCGGCCGAGCAGATCGCGTCGGCCGGACCGCCGGTCGTCGAGGGCGTCGTGCCGATGGTCATGACCGGGTGCTGGTGGTGATGGCCGGAACGCTAGAGCCTCACATCGATGTGAGAGTCAAAGCGGTCAGGGGCGGTTCGCGCGGATCGACGCGGTCCGGCTACCGCGCCGTCATGGCGGCGACCAGTTCCTCCAGTCCGTTGAACTGCCGGTCGAAGCGGTCGGAGTCCGCGGGCGGATCGCCGACCGGCCGTCGGACGTAGGCGGTCCGCATGCCCTGTGCCTGTGCTCCGCGAAGGTCCCAGGCGTGGGCCGCCACCATCAGCACGCGCTCCGGTGGGCAACCGGCGGTGTCGAGGGCGAGCTGATAGACCTCGGGTGCCGGCTTGTAGGCGAGGGCGGACTCGGCGGACAACGCCTGGTGCCAGCGCAGCCCGGCATGTGCGTTGAGCCGCAGCAGAGCGGTGCGGCTGGCGTTGGAGAGCCCCAGCACGGGGAATGTCCGCGCGAGCCGCCGGAGGCCGGCGACCGAATCGCCCCACGGTGGCAGGCGTTGACCGGCGGTGGCCAGCCGGGCGACGGCCGCCGGATCGGCGAGCGCTGCCCGGTCCGCCACCCGTTGAGCGGCCTCCCCGTCGATGATCTCGGTGTTGGCGTACGCGCGCCGTCCTTGCGCAATGCGGTGCTGCTCCTCTTCGACGTACCCCTGCCACACCTTCAGCAACTCGTCGACGGGCGCTGCCGCGTCGGAAGCCGCCACCGCCTCGCGAATCGCCGCGCGCAGCCCACTGGGTTCGTCGACCAGGGTCCCCAGGACGTCGAAGACCACGACCGCGATGTCGCGGATCTCGGTCAAATCGGTCATAACTCCTCCTCCTCCTTTTCCTTCCTTCTTCTCCTTCTTGTCCTTCTTCGCCGTGTCCCGTTCGCCCGCGTCACCATCTCAACAGGTGACGGATCTTGTCGCGGCGGCGCGTCACCGGTCAAGATGGTGACGTGGATTTCGCGTTTGTGAGCGGCGACCCCGCTCTCGATCTGACCGGCACCGTGGGATCTCGTCGAGACGAGCCCAACGACCTCTTGGCCACGCCCGCGGACCTCGAACGGTGGGTGGCGGAATGCGACGAGCTCCCCGACCGTGTTGCCGTCGACTCCGCAACCTTCGAGTCCGCACTGGCACTGCGGGAGGCGCTCTACCGACTGGCTCTCGACCGTGTGCTCGATCGGCCCTTCGACCCGGCCGGCCTTGAGATCGTCAACGAGATGGCCGCCGGGCCGGTGCTCACGCTCAGGCTCAGCGACGCCGGGCTGCACAGGTCGGGGAACCTCCGTGCAGTGCTCTCCCACATGGCCAGGAGCGGTATCGCCCTGCTCGCCGATCCCCATGCCTGTCTCAAGGAGTGCGGCCGCGCTGACTGCACCCGTATCTACCTCGACCGCTCGCGTGGCGCCCGACGCACCTGGTGCGGGATGGACGCGTGCGGCAATCGCGTCAAGGCCGCGGCCTATCGAGCCCGCAGACGCGCTTCGACCACGACCGACACGCCCGTGGCTCCGCATGGCGCACTCCCAAAGCGAGATCAGCGCTGAGCTGCTCCGGCGCCGTAGCCGATCCTGTCTGATGGAGGATCAGCTGCCCGCTTGCGGCGCTTCGTTGGGGACGGGCAGCGAGCGCCACAGTCCGCCGCCGGCAACGTCGGCGAGGTTCGGTGCGGCGTTGCGCAGACAGTGTGCGGTGGCATCGGGATCCGGTACGGAGACGGCGAGAAGGCTGAAAGGCGACGACGGGCACAGCCCGATGCACAGCACGGGGCCGCCGGGCCGTACTGCCACGAAATCCCTGCCGGCCGAGTGCCGGCGGACGCCGACACAGACCACTTCGGGTACCCACACGCCTCGTCCCCGTCTGCCACGCAAGGCGCGCCACCAGTCCCGTTCGACCACCACGGTGCGCACCGCGGCGAGCGGTACGCGGATCCGGACGCGACGTGCGGCCACCATCTCGGGCCACGTCAGGCGGAGGAGGAACTGGTCCTCCCCGATCGTCAGATGTGCCATGGGCGCGACAGCTCCTGGTCGTGTTGCGCGGGGCCGGTCCGGCGTCGGGCCGGCGGTTCGGTCTTCGGTGCGGCAACCGTTGCCTACCAGGCTCGGGCGGCGCGGCTGGCCGGTGGCGACGGCGTGGCGCACGAGTCGGGAGAGGCGCAACGACCCGACTGGCGGAGGCAGGGTCTTACGAAGTCATGACGTGAGCGTCGTGGCGCACCTCGGAACGGGTCGCCAGGCTTAGCGTGATCGGCATGCGAGTACTGGTAACCGGCGGTGCCGGATTCATCGGATCGCAGGTCGTCGAGGCACTTCTCGGGCGGGGCCATGAACCCGTCGTGCTCGACGCACTGCTGCCCTCGGCCCATCCGGAGCCCCCGCCGCCGCCCCCGGGGGTGCACCGTGTCGTCGAGGACGTACGCGATCGGGCGGCTGTCGAGACAGCCCTCGCCGGCGTCGACGCGGTCTGCCACCAGGCGGCGATGGTGGGCCTCGGCAAGGACTTCGCGGACGCGCCCGACTACGTCGGCTGCAACGACCTGGGAACGGCCGTACTGCTGGCGGCGATGGCCGCGTCGGGGGTGCGTCGACTGGTGCTCGCCGGATCGATGGTGGTCTACGGGGAGGGGCACTACAGCTGCCCCGCCCACGGCGCCGTGCGGCCGGGGCCTCGGGCGGTCGCCGAGCTGGAAGCCGGGCGGTTCGAGCCGGACTGCCCGCGCTGCGGTGCCGCGTTGCTGCCCGGCCTGGTCCACGAGGACGCGCCCGTCGATCCGCGCAATGTGTACGCGGCGACCAAGCTCGCCCAGGAGCATCTGGCCGCCTCCTGGGCCCGGGCCACCGGCGGCCGGGCCATCGCGCTGCGGTACCACAACGTCTACGGGCCAGGCATGCCACGCGACACCCCGTACGCGGGGGTGGCGTCGTTCTTCCGTTCGGCGCTGGCCCGTGGCGAGTCGCCCACCGTCTATGAAGACGGCGGTCAGCGGCGGGACTTCGTCCACGTCCGGGACGTCGCGGCGGCGAACATCGTCGCTCTGGAGGCGCTCCCGGAACGACGGGAAGGCACACTGACCGCTTACAACACCGGCAGTGGGCGACCGCACACCGTCGGCGAGATGGCGTGCACGCTGGCCGAGGCGTACGGCGGGCCGGCGCCGGTGGTGACGGGGGAGTACCGGCTGGGCGACGTCCGGCACATCACCGCCTCCTCGCGGCGGATCGCCGACGAACTGGGGTGGCGGGCGGAGACCGGATTCGCCGAAGGGATGGCGGAGTTCGCGCGGGAGGGCATGCGGGAGGGCCCGGAACAGCGTGCGGTGCAGCGTGTGGTGCAGGGGGCGGGCACGGCCCGGCACGGCACGGGTCCGGCGGCGGGGCCTGCCGGTGGTGGGCCCGGTCCCGCCCCGGTGGACGTCGTGCTGCCCTGCCTGAACGAGGCGGCCGCGCTGCCGTGGGTGCTGGCGCGCATCCCTGACGGCTGGCGGGCCGTCGTCGTGGACAACGGCTCGACCGACGGCTCCGCCGAGGTCGCCCGTGGCCTCGGCGCCACCGTCGTCCACGAACCGCGGCGCGGCTTCGGCGCTGCCTGCCACGCCGGACTGCTCGCCGCCGAGGCCGACATCGTCTGCTTCTGTGACTGCGACGCCTCGCTAGACCCGGCGCTGCTCGCCCCGTTCGTCCACGCCGTACGCGACGGGGAGAGCGACCTCGTACTGGGCCGCCGCCGCCCGCAGGGCCGTGGTGCCTGGCCGCCGCACGCCCGGGCCGGCAATGTGGTCCTGGCGCGGATGCTGCGTCGGCGCACCGGTCTGCGGCTGCACGATCTGGGCCCGCTGCGGGCCGCCCGCCGCGACGCCCTGATCGGCCTGGATCTGACGGACCGTCGCAGTGGCTATCCGTTGCAGATGGTCGTCCGGGCCGCCGACGCCGGCTGGCGCATCGAGGAGCGGGATGTGCCCTACCGGCCGCGCACCGGCCGCTCGAAGGTCACCGGCACCTGGCGCGGCACCTGGCACGCGGTCCGCGATATGCGCCGCGTCCTCAACCAGCCGCCGCTGACGGCACGGGTACCGGAGGTGGCGCAATGACCGGGGCCGCACAGCTTCCACCGGATGGGCAAAGTCTGCGGGGCTCCCACGGTCCCGCGGGCCGGCCCGATCGGCCGCGGCCGGCAGTCGGCCCGACGACGGTCCTGGTCATCGCCAAGGAACCGGTGCCCGGACGGGTCAAGACCCGTCTGACGCCGCCCTACACCCCGCACGAGGCCGCCCAACTGGCCGAAGCGGCGTTGTGCGACACGCTGCGGGCCGTCGGCGCGCTGCCCGCCCGGCGACGGGTGCTGGTCCTCGACGGGCGGCCGGGCGACTGGTTGCCGCCCGGTTTCGACGTGCGACCGCAGAGCACCGGCGGCCTCGACGAGCGGCTCGCCGCGGCCTTCGCGGACAGCACCGGACCGACGCTGCTCATCGGCATGGACACCCCGCAGGTCACACCACAACTCCTCGCCCCGGCAGTGGACTTCGGTGCCTGGGACGACTGCGATGCCTGGTTCGGGGCGGCCGACGACGGCGGATTCTGGGCGCTCGGCCTGGCCGTCCCCGACCCCGGGCTGCTGCGCGGCGTCCCCATGTCCACCGCCCGCACCGGTGCCGCGCAGCGCGCCAGGCTGACCGCGGCCGGGCTGCGGGTGCGGGATCTGCCGCCGCTGTGCGACGTCGACACCGCGGACGACGCCGACCGGGTCGCGGCCGGCGCACCCGACGGCCGGTTCGCCGCCACCCTGGCCAGGCTGCGACGGGTGGGCAGCCGATGACGCCGCGCCAAGTCCGCCGCCAGGACCGCGGACTTGTGGGGAAGGACGGAGACCAGGCAGGGCCGCTTGCCGAGGCCGCTCCGCCGTCCGTGCCCGTGCGGTCCGTGCGGCCTGTACGCAAGCGGACGGTCGGCCGCGATCTTCGGGCGGTGGCGGCCGCGGTGGTGCTGTTCGTGCTCGCGGTGGTCGTCGGGCGCGCCCTCAACCGCACCGTCTACGGAACCGAGGGGATTCTGCGACTGGGGTGGCCGCCGCTGTACGCGTCATGGCTGCCGCACCTCGGCCCCGGTACGCCGGCAGCCCTCGTCGTCGCCGCGCTCGTGGTCGTCCACGGCCCGCGGATCGCGCAGTGCCTGCGGTGGCGGGCGCTGGTGCCGGCCGTCTGGGGCGCGTCGATGGCCTGGACCTGGTCCTTGGCACTCGTGGACGGCTGGCAGCGCGGCGTCGCCGGGCGGCTCACCAGCAGCATGGAGTACCTGCGATCCGTCGCCGACGTACATGAAGTGCCCGCCTTCCTAAGGGACTTCACCCACCACATCCTGGCCGACTCGCCGCACAACTGGCCCGCGCATGTGGCCGGACACCCGCCCGGCGCACTGCTGACGTTCGTCGGCCTGGACCGGATCGGGCTGGGCGGAGGTGCCTGGGCGGCGGCCTGGTGCATCACCATCGGCTCGTCCGGCGCGGCCGCGGTCATGGTGACGCTACGGGCGCTGAGCGGTGAGCGGTGGGCCCGGACGGCAGCCCCGTTCCTGGTACTGGCCCCCGCGGCGGTGTGGATCGGCGTCAGCGCCGACGGCTACTTCGCCGGAGTGGCCGCCTGGGCCATCGCCCTGCTCGCGCTCGCGGCCACCCGCACCACCCGGGTGCCCCGCCTCGCGGCCCTGGGGGCCGGGCTGCTGCTGGGGCTCGCCTGGTACCTCTCCTACGGTCTGACCGTCCTGGTCGTGCTGGGTGCCGCCGTTCTCCTCCTGGCCCGTTCCGCCCGGCCCCTGCCGTTCGTGGTGGCGGGGGTGCTGCCTTGGGTGGTGGGCTTCACCGCGCTGGGATTCTGGTGGCCCGAGGGCTATACGACCCTCGTCGAGCGGTACTACCAGGGGGCCGCGAAGGTGCGCCCGTACGCCTATTTCGTCTGGGCCAACCTGGCCGCCCAGGTGGTGACGGTGGGACTGGCGACGGTCGCGGGACTGGGCCGGGCGGCCGCCGGGCTGTGGCCGGCCCTGCGCGGGATGCGGCGTGCGGCGCCACGAGGTAGCGGTGCGCTGGCCGTCCTGGTCGGAGCGGCGTTCTGCGCGATGCTGCTCGCGGACGTGTCCGGAATGAGCAAGGCGGAGACCGAACGCATCTGGCTGCCCTTCGCCATCTGGCTGCTGCCTGCCTGCGCACTGCTTCCGCGCCGCATGCACGGCAGGTGGCTGGCCGGCCAAGCCGTCCTCGCACTCCTGGTCAACCACCTTCTGCTGACGGGATGGTGACGAACACTCAACAGGGCATGACCATTCCTCAGCGCGGCCTGCCGGCCGGTGCCGGGCCGTGATCGGAGCCGGTGCGATGGGGGCGCCGCAGTACCAGGAAGTGGCGGTCGTCGAGCGTCCAGTGGTCGCCGGTCTGCCAGCCGGTGGCCGCCGCTTTGCGGCGCAGCGCGGGGAGGCCGACCCGGGCCCAGGGGAACGGGCGGCCCAGGCGGCCGCGGCCGTCGTCGAACCGCACGTCCAGCCGTTCGTCGATGTCTTCGGGGGCCGCTTCCACCAGCAGGGTCCCGTACGGCGCCACAAGAGAGCCGATGCGCGCCAGCAGTGCCCTGGGGTCGCCGCCGATGCCGATGTTCCCGTCCATGAGCAGGGCGGTGTTCCACAGCCCCTCACCCGGCAGTCTGTCGAAGACGGACCGGCACAGCGCGGGGCCCCCGGTGTGCTCGGTCCGCGCGACGGCCGCGTGACTGATGTCGATGCCGAGCACGACATGGCCGCGTGCGCGGAGGGCGCCGACCAGA includes:
- a CDS encoding bifunctional 2-polyprenyl-6-hydroxyphenol methylase/3-demethylubiquinol 3-O-methyltransferase UbiG, which gives rise to MSTDEQTPEPRAVPESRHEDPYAQALARGRGPLYMRCTDGGILLSEVDRWCAAPDSADRSVLRRCHGAVLDIGCGPGRLVGALRARGHVVLGIDISHAAVARTEHTGGPALCRSVFDRLPGEGLWNTALLMDGNIGIGGDPRALLARIGSLVAPYGTLLVEAAPEDIDERLDVRFDDGRGRLGRPFPWARVGLPALRRKAAATGWQTGDHWTLDDRHFLVLRRPHRTGSDHGPAPAGRPR